One Lactobacillus sp. CBA3606 DNA segment encodes these proteins:
- a CDS encoding YfbR-like 5'-deoxynucleotidase, with product MGMHQYLQSLSNLETIQRAPGFFKYQNHSVAAHSFKVAEIGQFLGDVEANAGQKVDWRSLYEKALNHDYNERFIGDIKTPVKYATKTLREMLADVEHKLSQNFIQNEIPTEFQAAYSRRLSEGKDATLEGQILSVADKIDLLYESFGEIQKGNPEPVFTAIYQESLKTIVAFKQLACVQYFLQAVLPEMLAESFTNQEKMQALTQQILAATTQPD from the coding sequence TGGATTTTTTAAGTATCAGAATCATTCGGTGGCTGCGCATTCATTTAAGGTTGCTGAGATTGGCCAGTTCTTAGGGGACGTCGAAGCCAATGCAGGGCAGAAAGTGGATTGGCGGTCCCTGTATGAAAAAGCGTTGAATCATGATTATAATGAGCGTTTCATTGGCGATATTAAAACGCCTGTTAAATATGCAACTAAGACTCTCCGGGAAATGTTAGCGGATGTCGAACATAAGTTGTCCCAAAATTTTATTCAAAATGAAATTCCAACCGAGTTTCAGGCTGCCTATTCACGCCGGTTGTCAGAAGGTAAGGATGCCACCTTAGAAGGTCAAATCTTATCAGTGGCGGATAAGATAGACTTACTGTATGAATCATTTGGTGAAATTCAAAAAGGAAATCCAGAACCGGTGTTTACGGCAATCTATCAAGAAAGTTTGAAAACCATTGTCGCTTTCAAACAACTGGCTTGTGTGCAGTATTTTCTGCAAGCTGTCTTGCCAGAAATGTTAGCTGAGTCGTTTACCAATCAAGAAAAAATGCAGGCCTTGACGCAACAAATTCTAGCGGCAACGACGCAACCTGATTAA